A single Acropora palmata chromosome 5, jaAcrPala1.3, whole genome shotgun sequence DNA region contains:
- the LOC141880769 gene encoding oxidoreductase NAD-binding domain-containing protein 1-like isoform X1, producing MRCHRCIQRIACLFSQPLLLPETRTPLQSFSPSVFAFMSSSTNGPHVNSTHLDRTEGSERQEIVTEATVSEITQLSPSVKGLRLKVEDRGFTFKPGQWVDFFIPGLSTVGGFSICSSPKDLHKKSIIELGVKYSEHPPAFWIHNKCHVGSKVHMRVGGNFYYDPMLGVDQIPDLLLIAGGVGVNPLYSIVRHVADICSEPQSQNQYTGKIALLFSAKNTDELLFKDSLLEFSHSFPSISCQFFTTNYKLEEKTPTDSKQNVQGRISHSTIQEAISGLDRSNFNCFICGPPPMIQDVTDILRKLEIAEHRIHFEKWW from the exons atgAGATGTCATCGTTGTATTCAGAGaattgcttgtttgttttctcaacCTCTGCTTTTACCTGAGACACGGACTCCTTTGCAAAG tttcagCCCTAGTGTATTTGCATTCATGTCAAGCAGTACCAATGGCCCTCATGTTAACAGTACACATCTTGATAGAACAGAAGGCTCTGAAAGACAGGAG ATTGTAACTGAAGCCACTGTAAGTGAAATCACTCAACTGTCTCCAAGTGTTAAGGGGCTCCGCTTGAAAGTTGAGGATCGTGGATTTACATTTAAACCTGGACAATG GGTTGACTTTTTCATCCCCGGCCTGTCCACTGTTGGTGGATTTTCTATTTGCTCTAGCCCCAAAGATCTTCACAAGAAAAGCATCATTGAGCTTGGTGTGAAATACTCTGAGCATCCACCAGCATTTTGGATCCATAAcaag TGCCATGTGGGTAGCAAGGTTCATATGAGAGTTGGAGGTAACTTCTACTATGATCCGATGCTTGGAGTTGATCAAATCCCTGACCTTCTCCTGATTGCCGGTGGAGTTGGCGTGAATCCTTTGTATTCTATTGTGAGACACGTTGCTGATATCTGCAGTGAACCACAGTCACAGAATCAATACACTGGAAAGATAGCACTACTTTTCAGTGCAAAGAACACAGATGAATTACTTTTCAAG GATTCTCTTTTGGAATTTTCGCACAGCTTTCCTTCAATAAGCTGCCAGTTTTTTACCACCAATTATAAATTGGAAGAGAAAACTCCCACAGATAGTAAACAAA atGTACAAGGTCGCATTAGCCACTCAACTATTCAAGAAGCAATTTCTGGACTTGACAGAAGTaatttcaattgttttataTGTGGTCCTCCCCCGATGATACAGGATGTCACAGATATTTTGCGCAAGCTCGAAATTGCAGAACACAGAATACACTTTGAAAAGTGGTGGTAG
- the LOC141881988 gene encoding junctional adhesion molecule B-like, whose amino-acid sequence MVFQKLGKEPPVLFLVLICGLSEAAPFCNVGPLSFVKGQTAKIECDFMGYTGHLLWFKDDKLLKNGTQGLYQSSVQLSNGTTRSTLQFPVVKMNHEASYRCQAANSRMTRRCPNGKITSVVVLCGHGHVTAVDKTVFAMRFSSARLTCSALSWHHCYIGPVKLTWHFGNKTLRNSTKYTITTEQHKKSECKRRLFEAESTLEIASVSNRDFGKYHCQLSCFIFSKTDEDIIELVAEFSEDF is encoded by the exons ATGGTCTTCCAAAAGTTGGGCAAAGAACCACCAGTCCTCTTTCTTGTTCTCATTTGCGGTCTGTCAG AAGCTGCGCCATTTTGCAATGTGGGACCTCTTAGTTTTGTCAAGGGCCAAACTGCGAAAATAGAATGCGACTTTATGGGATATACCGGGCACCTCCTGTGGTTCAAAGACGACAAACTCCTAAAAAATGGAACCCAGGGCCTTTACCAATCATCTGTTCAGCTAAGTAATGGCACAACACGAAGCAcacttcagtttccagtggtgAAAATGAACCATGAAGCATCATACCGCTGCCAGGCTGCCAATTCCCGCATGACAAGAAGGTGTCCAAATGGCAAAATAACTTCTGTTGTAGTTCTCT GTGGGCACGGTCATGTGACAGCAGTAGACAAAACTGTCTTCGCCATGAGATTCTCCAGTGCAAGGTTGACGTGCTCTGCACTCAGCTGGCATCATTGTTACATTGGCCCTGTCAAATTGACTTGGCACTTTGGTAACAAGACCTTACGAAACAGCACCAAGTACACAATAACGACAGAGCAACACAAGAAAAGCGAGTGCAAGAGACGTTTATTTGAGGCCGAGTCTACTCTTGAGATCGCCAGCGTCTCAAATAGAGATTTCGGGAAGTACCACTGTCAATTGTCATGctttattttctctaaaaCCGATGAGGATATCATTGAGCTGGTCGCTGAATTTTCG gAGGATTTTTAA
- the LOC141880769 gene encoding oxidoreductase NAD-binding domain-containing protein 1-like isoform X2, whose translation MRCHRCIQRIACLFSQPLLLPETRTPLQSFSPSVFAFMSSSTNGPHVNSTHLDRTEGSERQEIVTEATVSEITQLSPSVKGLRLKVEDRGFTFKPGQWVDFFIPGLSTVGGFSICSSPKDLHKKSIIELGVKYSEHPPAFWIHNKCHVGSKVHMRVGGNFYYDPMLGVDQIPDLLLIAGGVGVNPLYSIVRHVADICSEPQSQNQYTGKIALLFSAKNTDELLFKDSLLEFSHSFPSISCQFFTTNYKLEEKTPTDSKQNVQGRISHSTIQEAISGLDRIWPFGGAQFSTFWDDNSLQDDGTEAKPVFGCIYLI comes from the exons atgAGATGTCATCGTTGTATTCAGAGaattgcttgtttgttttctcaacCTCTGCTTTTACCTGAGACACGGACTCCTTTGCAAAG tttcagCCCTAGTGTATTTGCATTCATGTCAAGCAGTACCAATGGCCCTCATGTTAACAGTACACATCTTGATAGAACAGAAGGCTCTGAAAGACAGGAG ATTGTAACTGAAGCCACTGTAAGTGAAATCACTCAACTGTCTCCAAGTGTTAAGGGGCTCCGCTTGAAAGTTGAGGATCGTGGATTTACATTTAAACCTGGACAATG GGTTGACTTTTTCATCCCCGGCCTGTCCACTGTTGGTGGATTTTCTATTTGCTCTAGCCCCAAAGATCTTCACAAGAAAAGCATCATTGAGCTTGGTGTGAAATACTCTGAGCATCCACCAGCATTTTGGATCCATAAcaag TGCCATGTGGGTAGCAAGGTTCATATGAGAGTTGGAGGTAACTTCTACTATGATCCGATGCTTGGAGTTGATCAAATCCCTGACCTTCTCCTGATTGCCGGTGGAGTTGGCGTGAATCCTTTGTATTCTATTGTGAGACACGTTGCTGATATCTGCAGTGAACCACAGTCACAGAATCAATACACTGGAAAGATAGCACTACTTTTCAGTGCAAAGAACACAGATGAATTACTTTTCAAG GATTCTCTTTTGGAATTTTCGCACAGCTTTCCTTCAATAAGCTGCCAGTTTTTTACCACCAATTATAAATTGGAAGAGAAAACTCCCACAGATAGTAAACAAA atGTACAAGGTCGCATTAGCCACTCAACTATTCAAGAAGCAATTTCTGGACTTGACAGAA TTTGGCCTTTTGGTGGCGCtcaattttcaactttttgggATGATAACAGCCTGCAAGATGATGGAACTGAAGCGAAACCTGTCTTTGGCTGCATATATCTCATCTAG